One window of the Eucalyptus grandis isolate ANBG69807.140 chromosome 6, ASM1654582v1, whole genome shotgun sequence genome contains the following:
- the LOC120294939 gene encoding cytochrome b-c1 complex subunit 6-like — protein sequence MADEEPVDQKKYFEDSCKPKCVKPLLEYEACMKRVQGDESGHKHCTGQYFDYWSCVDKCVAPKLFPKLK from the exons AT GGCGGACGAGGAGCCTGTTGATCAAAAGAAGTACTTTGAGGACTCTTGCAAGCCGAAATGCGTGAAACCTTTGCTCGAGTATGAG GCATGCATGAAGAGGGTCCAAGGAGATGAATCAGGGCACAAGCACTGCACCGGGCAGTACTTTGATTATTGGTCTTGTGTGGATAAATGC GTTGCTCCTAAGTTGTTCCCGAAACTGAAGTAA
- the LOC104449604 gene encoding LOW QUALITY PROTEIN: eukaryotic translation initiation factor 5B (The sequence of the model RefSeq protein was modified relative to this genomic sequence to represent the inferred CDS: inserted 2 bases in 2 codons): MALGGRKKTKSKKGGKSAFLASNFGLLGEEGEDNEDVSVASSVTGGGDSNDAEDEPVVSFSGKKKPSKKNSKGGSSYSSSAFDALNDQDGDDGEVIHSDDEAAPVIAFTGKKKPSKGSKKGGSAFTASTFGALDEGQENEDNKDEDDEEDVVSITFSGKKKKSSKPSKMQSNSFSTAFLDEGEQVEEGKKDEDQDEDVAAITFSGKKKKSSKPSKKSANLFSAAFEADEDDSPVVEAPKAIDDSVDEDESLALSFSGKKKPSKKKGSNVPDVVEPQKPDVPPNDLAVSKKTEDARETSKNKKKKKKSGRTAQEEDDLDKILAELGEASSVSKPSEPLPEEDKASVQPEAVPPTEPAAEKEAEEESLESAAAKKKKKKKEKEKEKKAAAAAAAATVAVGDIKEEKLGEVKTETAGXQKVDAKGKAADKKLPKHVREMQEALARRKEAEERKKREEEERLKKEEEERRRQEELERQAEEAKRRKKEREKEKLLKKKQEGRLLTGKQKEEARRLEAMRNQILANAAGSHISTGETGGAPTKRPKYQTKKSKPAQHQANGAAPVKEAQTVESEEIVQPPVIVADTVESENVEEVETMSVEEKSEVTDAAEENGMEEEDDEEWDAKSWDDINISVKSSFADEEADSDPEPVTKKGLKGVGPVSRTAAAAAAAKSAVAPKKAIVSEPEKSQVVETRKSRXEAEVMEKNRGKGAAAVPEVAVSDATFNPSGHNLRSPICCIMGHVDTGKTKLLDCIRGTNVQEGEAGGITQQIGATFFPAENIRERTKELGDAKLHVPGLLVIDTPGHESFTNLRSRGSGLCDIAILVVDIMHGLEPQTIESLNLLRNKNTEFIVALNKVDRLYGWKTCRNSPIMKAMKEQNRDVQNEFNMRVTQIITQFKEQGLNTELYYKNKEKGEVYSIVPTSAISGEGVPDMLLLLVLWTQKTMVEKLTFRDEIQCTVLEVKVVEGHGTTIDVVLVNGVLHEGDDIVVCGLQGPIVTNIRALLTPHPMKELRVKGTYLHHKEIRAAQGIKISAQGLEHAIAGTALYVKGPDDFLEDVKDLAMEDMKSVMSRTDRSGEGVCVQASTLGSLEALLEFLKSPAVGIPVSSISIGPVHKKDVMKASVMLEKKKEYAAILAFDVKVTPEARELADELGVKIFTADIIYHLFDQFKAYIDNIKEEKKKEAADEAVFPCVLRILPNCVFNKKDPIVLGVDVLEGIAKVGTPVCIPQREFIDIGRIASIENNHKPVDIAKKGQKVAMKIVGSNPEEQQKMFGRHFDMEDELVSHITRRSIDILKSNYRDDLSIDEWKLVVKLKNLFKIQ; this comes from the exons ATGGCACTTGGAGGGAGAAAGAAAACGAAATCgaagaagggaggaaagagTGCATTCTTGGCCTCGAATTTCGGGTTGCTTGGTGAGGAGGGTGAAGATAATGAGGATGTCTCTGTCGCATCTAGTGTGACTGGTGGTGGCGATAGTAATGATGCAGAGGACGAACCGGTCGTGAGCTTTTCGGGCAAGAAGAAGCCTTCTAAGAAGAATAGTAAAGGTGGCAGCTCATATTCTTCTTCAGCTTTCGATGCCTTAAATGATCAGGATGGAGATGACGGGGAGGTGATCCACAGTGATGATGAGGCAGCACCTGTTATTGCTTTTACTGGGAAAAAGAAGCCCTCTAAAGGGAGCAAGAAAGGTGGCAGTGCATTTACTGCCTCGACTTTTGGGGCTTTGGATGAGGGGCAAGAAAATGAGGACAAcaaagatgaggatgatgaggaagacGTTGTTTCTATTACCTTTTCtggtaaaaagaagaagtctTCCAAGCCTTCaaaaatgcaaagcaattcTTTTAGTACAGCCTTTCTTGATGAAGGTGAGCAAGTCGAGGAAGGGAAGAAAGATGAAGATCAAGATGAAGATGTTGCTGCTATCACTTTTTcgggcaagaagaagaagtcttCTAAGCCCTCAAAGAAGAGCGCGAATTTATTTAGTGCTGCCTTTGAAGCTGATGAGGATGATTCCCCTGTAGTGGAAGCTCCTAAAGCCATTGATGACTCTGTCGACGAAGATGAGAGTCTAGCTCTCTCTTTTTCAGGGAAGAAGAAACCTTCGAAGAAGAAGGGTAGCAATGTCCCTGATGTTGTAGAACCACAGAAACCTGATGTACCACCGAATGATTTGGCAG TGAGTAAGAAAACTGAAGATGCACGAGAAACTtctaagaacaagaagaagaagaagaaaagtggaAGGACTGCTCAGGAAGAAGACGATTTGGATAAAATACTTGCTGAGCTGGGTGAAGCGTCTTCTGTATCAAAACCTAGTGAGCCACTGCCTGAAGAGGACAAAGCCTCTGTCCAGCCTGAGGCAGTTCCCCCTACCGAACCTGCCGCCgaaaaagaagctgaagaagaaagtTTGGAATCTGCTgcagcaaagaagaagaagaaaaagaaggaaaaggaaaaggagaagaaagcaGCTGCTGCGGCGGCAGCTGCCACTGTTGCTGTTGGTGacattaaagaagaaaaacttggaGAAGTAAAGACCGAAACAGCCG GCCAAAAGGTTGATGCCAAGGGTAAAGCTGCTGACAAGAAATTGCCAAAACATGTTAGGGAGATGCAGGAGGCTCTTGCTAGAAGGAAGGAAgctgaagagaggaaaaaaagagaagaggaggagagactaaagaaggaagaagaggagcgACGTAGACAAGAAGAACTTGAGAGGCAAGCAGAGGAGGCTAAgcgaaggaaaaaggaaagggaaaaagagaagctTCTTAAGAAGAAACAGGAAGGTAGGCTTTTAACAGGAAAGCAGAAGGAGGAGGCTCGGCGGTTGGAGGCCATGAGGAATCAGATACTTGCTAATGCTGCAGGTTCGCATATATCTACTGGAGAAACTGGCGGTGCCCCAACAAAACGGCCCAAGTATCAGACCAAGAAATCAAAACCAGCTCAGCACCAGGCAAATGGTGCTGCCCCTGTTAAAGAAGCACAGACTGTAGAATCAGAGGAAATTGTGCAGCCACCTGTGATTGTGGCAGATACAGTGGAATCGGAGAATGTTGAAGAAGTAGAGACAATGAGTGTGGAAGAGAAGTCAGAAGTCACTGATGCAGCTGAAGAGAATGGaatggaggaagaggatgatgagGAATGGGATGCAAAGAGCTGGGATGATATTAATATCTCTGTCAAAAGCTCCTTTGCTGATGAAGAGGCCGACTCTGACCCCGAACCGGTTACGAAAAAGGGGTTAAAGGGTGTGGGACCTGTGTCTCGTACTGCAG ctgctgctgctgctgcaaaGTCAGCTGTTGCTCCCAAGAAGGCCATAGTTTCTGAGCCTGAAAAGTCCCAAGTAGTTGAAACGAGGAAAAGCC CAGAAGCTGAAGTTATGGAGAAGAACAGGGGAAAAGGGGCTGCTGCTGTACCGGAAGTAGCTGTTTCTGATGCCACATTTAACCCAAGCGGCCACAATCTCCGTTCCCCAATTTGCTGTATTATGGGGCACGTTGATACAGGTAAGACCAAGCTTCTGGACTGCATCCGAGGCACTAATGTGCAGGAAGGTGAAGCTGGGGGTATTACACAGCAAATTGGTGCCACATTCTTCCCAGCTGAGAACATAAGAGAGAGAACTAAGGAACTGGGAGATGCAAAGCTGCATGTGCCTGGACTACTGGTTATTGATACCCCAGGACATGAGTCATTCACGAATTTAAGGTCACGAGGTTCCGGTTTATGTGACATTGCCATCCTGGTGGTTGACATCATGCATGGCTTGGAGCCTCAGACCATAGAATCGTTAAATCTTCTGAGGAATAAAAATACAGAGTTCATCGTGGCATTAAATAAG GTAGACAGACTGTATGGTTGGAAAACATGTCGAAATTCACCAATTATGAAGgcaatgaaagaacaaaacagaGATGTGCAGAATGAGTTCAATATGAGGGTCACGCAG ATTATAACTCAGTTCAAGGAGCAGGGCCTAAATACTGAATTGtattacaaaaataaagaaaagggtgAAGTTTACAGTATTGTGCCCACAAGTGCTATTAG TGGCGAAGGAGTCCCAGATATGTTGCTGTTACTGGTTCTCTGGACTCAGAAGACAATGGTTGAAAAATTAACATTTAGAGATGAAATTCAG TGTACTGTGTTGGAGGTCAAGGTGGTTGAAGGCCACGGAACAACTATTGATGTTGTTCTAGTTAATGGCGTGCTGCATGAAGGAGACGATATTGTCGTTTGCGGCTTGCAG GGGCCCATTGTCACTAATATTAGAGCTTTGTTGACCCCCCATCCGATGAAGGAACTTCGTGTTAAG GGAACATATCTGCACCATAAAGAAATCAGAGCTGCTCAGGGTATCAAGATCAGTGCTCAG GGTCTGGAACATGCTATTGCTGGTACTGCTTTATATGTGAAGGGACCTGACGACTTTTTGGAGGATGTGAAGGATTTAGCTATGGAAGATATGAAATCTGTTATGAGCAGGACCGATAGAAGTGGTGAAGGGGTATGTGTACAAGCATCTACACTTGGTTCTTTGGAAGCATTGCTGGAATTTTTGAAGTCCCCAGCAGTGGGTATTCCTGTCAGCAGTATAAGCATCGGTCCTGTCCATAAAAAGGATGTGATGAAAGCCAGCGTAATgcttgaaaagaagaaggaatatgcCGCAATCTTGGCTTTTGATGTCAAAGTGACTCCTGAAGCTCGTGAACTGGCAGATGAATTGGGAGTGAAGATTTTTACGGCAGATATCATTTACCacctttttgaccaatttaaggCTTACATTGACAACAttaaagaggagaagaagaaggaagctgCTGACGAGGCAGTTTTCCCATGTGTTCTCAGAATTTTACCCAACTGTGTTTTCAACAAGAAGGACCCAATTGTTTTGGGGGTTGATGTTCTCGAAGGGATTGCAAAG GTTGGTACTCCAGTTTGTATTCCACAGAGAGAGTTCATTGATATTGGTCGCATTGCCTCAATTGAGAACAATCATAAACCTGTTGATATTGCGAAGAAAGGCCAGAAGGTTGCCATGAAG ATTGTTGGCTCAAATCCCGAGGAGCAGCAGAAGATGTTTGGCAGGCATTTCGACATGGAAGATGAGCTTGTCAGTCACATCACAAGGAGGTCAATTGATATTCTCAAATCGAATTACAGG GATGACTTATCCATAGACGAATGGAAGCTGGTGGTGAAGCTGAAGAACCTTTTTAAAATACAATGA
- the LOC104449606 gene encoding vacuolar iron transporter homolog 1 — protein MASNHNSSSLNDIKVTLPNPRDPITSVQLEGPEPEFDYSKRSQWLRAAVLGANDGLVSTASLMMGVGSVKQDLKAMILTGFAGLVAGACSMAIGEFVSVYSQLDIELAQMKRDKEGAADGQMDKGGDGDNGEEECLPNPLQAASASALSFSVGAMVPLLAASFIRSYRARLGAVIAAVTVALVAFGWIGAVLGKAPVLRSSLRVLIGGWLAMAITFGLTKLIGANAL, from the coding sequence ATGGCCTCCAACCATAACTCTTCCTCTCTCAATGACATTAAGGTCACTCTCCCTAACCCCCGCGACCCCATCACATCGGTGCAACTCGAGGGCCCGGAGCCGGAGTTTGACTACTCCAAGCGGTCGCAGTGGCTGCGGGCCGCAGTCCTTGGGGCGAATGACGGGCTCGTGTCGACCGCATCACTCATGATGGGCGTTGGCTCAGTAAAGCAGGACCTCAAGGCCATGATCCTGACCGGCTTCGCGGGCCTAGTGGCCGGGGCGTGTAGCATGGCCATAGGGGAGTTCGTGTCCGTGTACTCCCAACTGGACATAGAGTTGGCCCAGATGAAAAGGGACAAGGAAGGGGCCGCCGACGGACAAATGGACAAAGGAGGAGACGGTGACAACGGAGAGGAAGAGTGCTTGCCCAATCCATTGCAAGCTGCTTCAGCCTCAGCTCTCTCCTTCTCCGTGGGGGCCATGGTGCCGCTACTGGCAGCCTCCTTCATAAGAAGCTATAGGGCGAGGCTTGGGGCTGTGATCGCGGCAGTCACCGTCGCGCTCGTGGCCTTCGGGTGGATCGGGGCGGTCCTGGGGAAGGCGCCAGTCTTGAGGTCGTCGCTTAGGGTGTTGATCGGGGGCTGGTTGGCCATGGCAATAACCTTCGGGCTGACCAAACTGATTGGTGCAAATGCTCTCTGA